A genomic stretch from Erigeron canadensis isolate Cc75 chromosome 9, C_canadensis_v1, whole genome shotgun sequence includes:
- the LOC122580919 gene encoding putative disease resistance RPP13-like protein 1, producing the protein MAEIIASAVVTVLIEKLLTAELMNLARSEGLETQLKKLKQNFLLIEAVLADSAQKQNQKPVALWLIELQDLAYDIDDVLDDMATEVLRRKLNHQVSHDSTRASCSKLSKFVPTCCTNNFSPRNFMYGRKISSKLDEVNTRLDELVDQKNKLGLDLNVKLERSNKNKSDVRFHQISYVNESKVLGRENDKEALIGRLLGSEEETSSNQKVISVVSVVGMGGLGKTTLAQLLYNDKRVKDHFELMAWVCVSDDFDVFNISNAIYQSVGGGYTQFATLNLLSVALKEKLSGKRFLVVLDDVWNEEDKKWDLLRSAFDVGAHGSKFLVTTRNKKVASVMDCFQPYVLEVLSDEIALSLFAQSALDEQNFDRHPSLKSIAQGIVKKCDGLPLALVTLGKVLKRKESDDEWEALLNSEIWNLDDESGILPALKLSYYDLPSHLKQVFAYCSLFPKDYEFERKKLVLLWMAQGFVSQTKGKNQPIESLGDKYFEELLSRSFFQPFGKDGSRYIMHDLMNDLATSVAVEFFFRLDENMELNNRNEAYEKFRHFSFIGQQRVTQHKKFKDLHRARRLRTLLPVSVGWGKFKTLDDVTTELLPHLNFLRVLSLTKGSITEVPRSIGNLKHLRYLNFSYTDIQGIPEQVSELYNLQCLLVRDCHKLSSLPVSFVKLINLRHLDMTNTLLLNKLPLGIGGLTSLQTLSKVIIEEGNGFKISELKGLSDLQGKLSIKCLEKVIQPTEAKDAKLQQKTGLYELNMGWSDDFDGFRDPAIEYEVLERLRAPSKLKILRISFYNGMKFPSWIGNPTSSFDHLTELMLIGCENCTELPTLGHLSSLRKLYLIKMKAVQTVSIELLAHTKPFHGDAFPSLESLEVDNMQCLEKWSTSGGDGVETPRSFLRLRGISIIRCPKLDKVSFGLVPSLENLTVEGCPEAVLRDLVGVSSSIRSLDLDAIKGMTQLDTEILKHLGAVEDLTIRNCDELRYLWESSSSSSNLKFVHIANCKNIKSISQEHLQSLTSLEEMVIRECPNMDDSFPSCGLLWPPNLKRLRIGELKKPLSEWGLQNYPSSLVELELYGRDSGVVSFGIIMEEKQDHNNRTSSACFLLPPSLTSLIILDFKEVESVSEVLQHLPQLQHLHIINCPKLRDVPKKTSSLNVFVL; encoded by the coding sequence ATGGCTGAAATCATTGCTAGTGCTGTTGTGACTGTGCTCATTGAGAAGCTACTCACAGCTGAATTGATGAACCTTGCACGATCTGAAGGACTCGAAACTCAGCTGAAGAAACTCAAGCAAAACTTTCTCCTGATTGAAGCCGTGCTTGCTGATTCAGCCCAGAAACAGAACCAGAAGCCTGTTGCATTGTGGCTGATCGAGCTCCAGGATCTGGCTTATGACATAGACGATGTGCTTGACGATATGGCTACCGAAGTTCTGAGGCGAAAGTTGAATCATCAAGTGTCACATGATAGCACCCGCGCTAGTTGTAGTAAGTTATCGAAATTTGTCCCAACTTGTTGTACTAATAATTTCAGTCCTCGTAACTTCATGTATGGACGTAAGATTAGTTCTAAGTTAGATGAGGTTAACACTAGATTGGATGAGCTTGTTGATCAGAAAAATAAGCTAGGTTTGGATTTGAATGTGAAACTTGAAAGAtcgaataaaaataaatcagaTGTacgattccatcaaatttcataTGTTAATGAGTCCAAAGTTTTGGGTCGGGAAAACGATAAAGAGGCATTGATTGGGCGGTTGCTTGGGAGTGAAGAAGAAACGAGCAGTAATCAAAAGGTGATCAGCGTTGTGTCGGTTGTTGGTATGGGTGGCCTTGGAAAAACAACTCTCGCCCAACTTTTGTACAACGATAAGAGAGTGAAGGATCACTTTGAACTCATGGCATGGGTTTGTGTTTCCGATGACTTTGATGTTTTCAATATTAGCAATGCAATTTATCAATCTGTAGGTGGGGGGTACACACAGTTCGCTACTCTGAATTTGCTTTCTGTTGCCCTTAAAGAAAAACTTTCAGGAAAAAGGTTCCTTGTTGTTTTAGACGACGTATGGAATGAAGAAGACAAGAAATGGGATCTTCTTAGAAGTGCTTTTGATGTAGGAGCACATGGAAGTAAATTTCTGGTAACCACACGGAACAAGAAGGTTGCATCAGTGATGGACTGTTTTCAACCTTATGTGCTGGAGGTTTTATCTGATGAGATAGCCCTGTCTTTATTTGCTCAATCTGCACTCGATGAGCAAAACTTTGACAGACATCCATCACTTAAATCTATTGCTCAAGGGATCGTTAAGAAGTGTGATGGGTTGCCCTTGGCTTTGGTAACCCTCGGGAAGGTCTTGAAACGAAAAGAAAGTGATGATGAATGGGAGGCATTGCTGAATAGCGAAATTTGGAACTTAGATGATGAAAGTGGCATTCTTCCGGCTCTCAAGTTAAGCTACTATGACCTCCCTTCTCATCTAAAGCAAGTGTTTGCATATTGCTCCTTATTTCCAAAGGACTATGAGTTTGAAAGGAAGAAACTAGTCCTATTGTGGATGGCACAAGGGTTTGTGTCCCAAACAAAGGGCAAAAATCAACCGATTGAGAGTTTGGGTGACAAGTATTTCGAAGAGTTACTCTCAAGGTCCTTTTTTCAGCCTTTTGGGAAAGATGGATCACGGTATATAATGCACGACTTGATGAATGACTTGGCCACAAGTGTTGCAGTAGAGTTTTTCTTTAGGTTGGATGAGAATATGGAGTTAAACAATAGGAATGAAGCTTATGAAAAGTTTCGTCACTTTTCATTCATAGGTCAACAACGAGTTACACAGCATAAAAAGTTCAAGGATTTGCACAGAGCTAGACGTTTGCGAACACTCTTACCCGTGTCCGTTGGTTGGGGgaaatttaaaacattggaCGATGTTACTACAGAATTACTTCCCCACTTAAACttcctaagggtgttaagcttaACTAAGGGCTCAATAACAGAGGTACCACGTTCCATTGGTAATTTGAAGCATCTAAGGTACCTCAATTTTTCATATACCGACATCCAAGGAATACCCGAACAAGTGAGCGAATTATATAATCTACAATGCTTGTTGGTTCGTGACTGTCATAAGTTATCTAGCTTGCCAGTGAGTTTTGTAAAGCTAATAAACTTGCGACATCTTGACATGACTAATACTCTGTTATTGAACAAGTTGCCTTTGGGGATCGGTGGGTTGACGAGTTTACAAACATTATCCAAGGTTATCATCGAAGAAGGTAACGGTTTTAAAATATCTGAGCTTAAGGGCCTCTCAGATCTCCAAGGCAAGCTTTCCATCAAGTGCTTGGAGAAAGTGATACAACCAACAGAAGCAAAGGATGCAAAGCTACAACAAAAAACAGGTCTTTATGAACTGAATATGGGTTGGAGTGATGATTTCGATGGTTTTCGGGATCCAGCTATTGAATATGAGGTACTTGAAAGGCTAAGGGCTCCCTCGAAGCTGAAAATACTGAGAATTTCATTCTATAACGGAATGAAATTTCCTAGTTGGATTGGGAATcccacatcatcatttgatcatttAACAGAGCTTATGTTAATCGGCTGTGAAAACTGCACAGAATTACCAACGCTTGGGCATCTAAGTTCACTTCGGAAGTTGTATTTGATCAAAATGAAAGCGGTGCAGACTGTGAGTATTGAGTTACTAGCACATACTAAACCTTTTCATGGTGATGCATTTCCGTCACTTGAATCCTTGGAAGTTGATAATATGCAATGTCTGGAGAAATGGTCGACcagtggtggtgacggtgtcgAGACTCCTCGATCATTTCTTAGACTTCGTGGAATTTCAATTATAAGGTGTCCGAAACTTGATAAGGTATCATTTGGATTGGTACCATCACTTGAGAATTTAACTGTAGAAGGATGTCCTGAAGCAGTGTTGAGAGACTTGGTTGGTGTGTCTTCATCAATCCGTTCATTGGACTTGGATGCAATTAAAGGGATGACTCAACTGGACACAGAAATCTTAAAACATCTTGGGGCAGTTGAAGATCTCACCATCAGGAATTGTGATGAATTGAGATACTTGTGGGAATCGTCATCCTCATCCTCTAATTTGAAGTTTGTTCATATTGCAAATTGCAAGAATATAAAGTCAATTTCCCAAGAGCATTTGCAAAGTCTCACATCTTTGGAAGAGATGGTGATACGTGAATGTCCAAACATGGATGATTCATTTCCATCATGTGGCTTGTTATGGCCTCCTAATCTGAAGCGTCTAAGAATAGGGGAATTAAAGAAGCCACTGTCAGAGTGGGGACTTCAAAATTACCCTTCCTCACTTGTTGAATTAGAGTTATATGGCAGAGATTCAGGAGTGGTTTCATTTGGAATAATAATGGAAGAAAAACAAGATCATAATAATAGGACCAGTTCAGCATGTTTTCTTCTTCCACCATCTCTAACTTCTTTAATAATCTTGGATTTTAAGGAAGTGGAATCAGTTTCAGAGGTCTTACAACACCTCCCTCAACTTCAACATCTTCATATCATTAATTGCCCTAAGCTAAGAGATGTGCCAAAGAAAACTTCGTCTTTAAACGTATTTGTTCTTTAA